The genomic DNA AACGGAAAGTGATGATTGACTGGAGtataatttgtatttctttttgacTCTGTAAATGCCAACATATATGCATTTGGAACAGGtactaaaaaaatacagcactaaGGTGGTTACTTGTCATTCCCAACTTCACATTCTTAGCAGtttaaatagctttttccttctttctttccttgccttacaGGACCAGAACCTCTATCAATCATCTGTTCAGTCTAAGCCATCTTGCAATGAAGTGGGTAGTCTGGATAAACCTTTCTGTCTGTATATTCAGTGCAGAGGGCCCATCCTATGTCATAAACCACTCAACTTTATTAGAAATTATACATTTTCAACAAATTTCATTCTTGTTCCAGGGGCTCTAAGACCTTATATAAAGGAATACATGGAAAGTTGATAAATGGATAAATGAAAGTCCTTGAACAGATACATTTGAACAAGTGTATTGCTCTTAGTAAGACTGCTTGCAAGCTGGAAGTTAAACAATGATTTCCTTAATGATGGGCAGTTTTAACCTTATTTTTTTGtaaggcttttattttgagaTGGGTTCTACATGTAGCTCTGGATTTTAACTTGGTTTATATTGTTTCAAGACTTTTGAACGGGATTTTTGTCATTCCATAACCATTATGGTTACCAAAGTGTGATTTGTCTGTTCTGTCATCACTGAGGAGTGGCGTTCAGcacagactatttttttctcaacaaGCATAAAAGCAACCTCATTAGTAAGTCAGGTAAAAAGAGTAGTATATTcaaaatgatctttaaaaatTTAAGCTTAAGTCCTCAGTAATGTATATTTCCTAGTTCATTAATGCAGAAATACTGCACATAGATTTTAATCTTAGAGttaataataaaagcaattttcactaaaaatataaaaactgtaATGGTAGAATCATGATATTGCATTTAGCTCTCCCACAAAAAGTCACTTTATTACTTTCTTTTGACACTTATTTTCATTCTGGGATTAATTTTACTATATAAGGGCTTCTTAACTATTCTATTAAAATTTCCATTCAGAAGCAATAATATCTAAGAGTGAATAATAGTCATGTAAATCATTATTTCATATTAATGTAAAAGATTTTGTAAGTTCTTATGAATTCTGCTGACATGCACAATTGTGAAAAGGTTATCTCTACATTCTGCAGTGATATGCGCTGGAACAAAGgaactattttaaaagcatcagtGGAGTACATCAAGTGGCtacaaaaagaacaacagaGAGCCAGAGAATTAGAACACAGACAGAAGAAATTAGAGCATGCTAACAGAAGACTTCTACTCCGAATTCAGGTTTGTATAAGAGCGTCGCTATGAACTACAAAGCTTTCTCAGTACTTATCCCTCATCAAATTTTATTAATCTATatcatttttccccaaatggcATTTATTAAAGATGAATTGGCTTTCCCTAGTTATTGCTGTGTATATTGGGGAGGGGTACTTTTTAGATTTCTAGGAAATTCCTTTGCTAATTACACTTTACATAAAGGAATACATGGAAATTTAATAAAGTATTTATACAAATAGTTTCCTTATGTATATATTAGAGccagaaaaggacaaaaaaaggaaggaaaaattatatCTCCGCGGCCAAAAATCAATACTAGACACAAAATTCCCTTCAgtgtttttgtctttcttttgtaACCATTTCACACATTTCACTTCCTTGGGTATAGTGGGTATATCTTCTTGTGAGATCAAGTAGCAGAATATGGCCCCGCATGGCTGAAATGCACAGTTTAAATACAGACACATACGAAGATGAGACAAATAGATAGACAGACTCAAAATCAATCATCTTGTGTGTGGTGATTTACACATATATCTGTATATCATAAGCATCATCAAGGAAAGTTTCTTCCGTTTTTCTAGACAGCAGTGCATAATGAACCAGAAAGTTGCAAAGATTTGTGTCACCTTTATTGGGTTCAGTACGCAACAGTTTTAAAGAGGCTGTCCTACATCTATGTTCCCATAGGACACTTGTTTAATGAcaggaggggaaataaaaagaaaaacactcaagTGGTAAATTTCCATCGCTTaacaattttgtattttaaaacctaGTCTCACAACTGGACAAAAGGTACAATTAATTTGCATGTATGATCCATATACTTATTGCAATAGTTCTGAAGAcactgttttgtcttttaaagtCATCATctaattgtttttgtttgaaatgttAGGAATTAGAGATCCAGGCACGTGCGCATGGCCTTCCAATCATGTCTTCACTCGGTGCCGTCGATTTAGCTGCACAGGTCATCAAGCAACAGTCTTATCCAGAGGAGAACTCTGTAGACTACTCTCAACAAATGCCTCTGGCACATGGACCAAATTCTGATGTTTGCGATGGATCTACAGCCTTTTCTGATCCACTTTCACACTTCACGGATTTGTCCTTCAGTGCAGCATTAAAAGAAGAGCAACGGCTAGAGGAAATTTTACTGGATGACACGGTGTCACCCTTTGGAACAGACCCACTCCTGTCCTCCACATCCCCAGCTGCATCgaaagagagcagcaggagaagcagctttaGTACAGATGATGGTGATGatttataaaagcagaaagggCCTCATACTTCTCTAAACCACTCACTAAAAGACTGAGTTGAACGTAAGCATAGTGTTTGTGCTTATTTTAAACACGAATAAGGAGAGCCACTGTGAAGATAAGTTACTACATGACAAGGGTTTAAATCAACCCTTTCTTCACAGGAAAACTAGACGGACATGAAGTCATATCAGTTTGCTCCAAATTCACATCCTCTGTTCACAGCTGACATTTGCACAAATCTTTCTTCACTCGGAATGTTTTTACTATTGTTCCATGACTTTTTGCAGCACTATCAAAATAGTTACCACAAAAGGAATAACCATGTTacaaaagtatattaaaaatctctCTTCAATCTGCGTTCACTATTCTCTGCTATAAACTTGTTTtagtaatattttaatttcttttatatctatatatatataaaaaaataaaaattctacaAAACATGAAGCGACAGGGAACTATTTAATCTGGGAACTATAGATATGTTACAGATTCTAAAATCTGCAAAACCAGACAGTAATGCTTTTGCACATGTGAAGTGAGCATGAAAGTTAAACTGCATAGGCTTGTCTCTAAAAGGAGAAAATCCATTAAGCTTTTTGTGGAATTCCATTTTTTACAAATTTGTAGAAAATTATCAGACttttaatatatgttttaatgatacagaagaaaaatggaaactaaCATAATGACAGAGACTAAAATGAACTCAGACAGAAAAAGATATGACATTTCAGCAGAAAGACTGTACGGATGTGCAAGGCTCAACAAAGATGCTCCGTGTTACAATTAGCACAATTTAAAACAAGCACTGTTGGCAACAGTGCTATGTCAGCTGCTTATTCCAAGAGTATACAAACTGTGTCCTTTTTTGTGTGGAAGAGATCAGAATCCAGGGACACAACGATGTGCTTCTGGACAAGGCTTTCAGTGTCCTTTGGCAGCTCAGTAAGGTTTTTCCAAAGGGACTCTGCTTTATCCATAGACATGACTTTGATCCATTTGGAAACAGAGGGAAATGACAAGATTCTCATTGCAGACACTTGAAACAAAgagaatttaatttcaaatttggCTTTGGATTCACTACAGGAGACCTGAAAAGGAAGAGTTTTCAAAGCAAAGGGGATATTCAGAAGTGCCGATGTGATGCACTCCTTCTCATAACTGGCTTGCTAGGAGGGGGTgttcagaaaatgtgttttgatgACTCAGTAAGGGTTGGCAGTTAGAGGGCAGGCAGAAAGCATACCATTTGTACACACAGTGAAATTCTGGAGAGTGATGTACGTTCCTGGAGGACACTAAGTTTGATCATTCTAATTGTAATATTAATACATGGGAAACTAAACTGGCACAGGTTCTTCATAGCTCTTCCTCAACCAGAGCAAAAAGATCACATTACAGAGTACTTTAATGattcaaaatgtttcaaaagtgTTTTGCTGTCACTGAGCCTGCCTCACACCCCAGAAGTGTCACAGGATTTGAGATAGTAAGAAGAGATTAAAATAGATTGTTGTTTATGtgcacattttaaatgtatttgaacATATTATCCAAGAACAGAGCAACTGGTTTTTTCCTGCCGTCTCTTCTGTTATCGGTACCTGGGTCCTCCTCACAGTTCTTCTGAGGTTTGTGTTCCTTCAGGGCTGCAGCCCACTCATGACCAGCTCAGTGCCACAATAGTTTACTAATTGGAATGTTAGCAGAGGGATAATAAATTACATCCGGATGGCTATTAAAGATAATGGGGTATCCGATTTCACAATAATATTTATATCTTTAGGAAACTCAAGGATTTCTATGAGCCTATGCAAAATACTTAGATGTAAGCTGTACAAAGCAGAACTGGTCTTCTTGTTGCGTATGTGTGGGGTCCCAGACAGCCTCGCACACACCTGACCATGAGAAGAGGCTAAGATACGCTTCCACTTcatagttaaaaataataacaacaaagaaTGGTCTTTCCGGAATGGAAAGACAAATTAGTATTAACCAAAGGTAATGGAAAATGGAAGTGATAGGCATTTTAATTGGAGTGCTTCTATAAGTTGAGTGTATTACAGGAGGAACCACTTTGTCACAGTTTTGCCAAAGACTGACTAATATCgacatttaaatacaaaatgtgATGAATTAAAAGTAACATTTATACTCACATCATGTCTAGTGTAGGATGTGTATTGTCCATTTCAGCTGATGAAAGGAGAGGATACTTGGTTGATATCAAATGCCATTTGTCCTTGTACTGAAGTTTCTACTACATTAGTTTTAAATACACCAGTGTGCATTGCTcataatggagaaaaataaattaaatatgaatGTATTACATGATTTTCCCATTGAACTTTTACGTGGGAGTTAGACCATACTTCTGAACTACATTGACTTTAAATGACATCCTGAATTTTATCACTTTTATAAACactgttctaaaaaaaaattatagtgtatccattaaatttttaaaagttgcttttcattcttctgACAGTTGCTTCAGTCTGAAGcattagttgttttttttttctttttctcttcgTGCGTAAGAAATATAACAGAAGATAGTGAATGCTCCTTTTGCAATATACAGTATTGCATCTATCATTAAACATATCCAAGCTGTCTTCATTCACACGAAATCCCCAGCCCCCTTGCCCAAAACACTAAACGCATCCATACCTGTAAGTGTATATTATGGCAATGTTTCACTACCattatgttgtttttttttttttcctagtaggAAGTCctcattattagtattttaaCTAATAACTATAACCTGTATTACAGCATCACCCTTGAAACTAAGTGGTGATACAGGGTGCAAGAAACAGTAATCTAGGACATTCTAGGGACAAATAGGTGGCACCAAAGGTGTTTAGGAGATAAGTGTGCTGGTAACCATCCCGTAGACTTTCTGCAGTGAGCactccctctcccaccccaggTCTGGTGAGGCTGCTGTGAAGCTGAGAGGACTGTGAGAGCAGGTCATGGTCCCACTGGCTTGCACAGAGGAAAGGGATTTCCTGACTAGAGGAATAAATCCTGACGTCCTTCCCCAGGCAGAATTTCTTTGCCGTCCAAGTGAATTTTATTGGACCAAAACTTGGTGCAagcaaaatacactttttagCTATTTCCTACGGAGATCTGTTTAATGAAATCTCATGAAAGAGATACATAATATGTCTGTGGCTCTGGGCCtagaaaagaatttaaagaCTTATAGAGTTCGACCTCAAGCAGGGCAGGGGGTGAGGGGAACCGGCTGTTTTTGTCAAGATATATTAAATGAgttcttgcttgtttttaatagcACCTGTTTAAAGCTGGTGGAAACATTCTTACAGAATACACAAAACAGCAGACTGATAATTACACAAAAGGGAAGAGAGTTGAAATATTAACATCCTGTTTAATTCATGAAATGGATATAGATACTATACTAAGAACAGAAACCTAGATCATTCAATTGCACACAGTGTGGATGGTGTGAAAAGCTACAGTAAGTGCAAACGGTTTTAACAAACAGGAACACGGTTGCTTTATATAGTAAAATAACTAAATATAATTCAGTCATTTAATCTTAATAAGAACGTTACTAGTATAATACCTTTTGACTTTAATAGGGCTGTATATATGAATGGAGGATGTAAaattattgtaatttaaaattatgttaagTCTCTTAGATAAGTAAAGGCATTTACATTACTATTATGTGActgtagaatatttttataataattactatttttcattgttaaCCATATAGTATCTTGTTTTCTAAGTCAATGTATGCAGACAGAATGTACTTCATCACACACTGTACATGCagctttttcaaaattacattttatacatGCTGgtattttatgtttattatATGAATGCAATTAAAGGactgaaattaaaacatatCTTTACATGTCCATTGTGAAACTTCACTATCTGGTCCCTCAAAAAATGCCATCACAAGACAATATAACAACATCAGCTAAGAACATTTGAGATACCTAACAGACAAAACACTTCACAATTGCTAAACATTGAGTCCATTGTGATAAATCATGATCTAGTAGCCCcccattaataaaaataattgatacAGTCTTTAATATGGTCTCCTGCCACCTGCTTATTCCTGCTGCTAAGGTTTTGATTTATGGGAAGTGTTTTCAGAATGTTGCAAAATTGCTAGCAGGCACGATGATAAGTTAAATCACTAAGAAGCTCTACCAAAACCTTTTAATGTACTAGATGTTCCCCAGACAATATAGGATAAAcagaatattgtattttaagatgtaaaacattttaaaaagctgataATTAGGTAGCATTTGGCACTAAAATATACTCTTACTTAATGAATTAAGTAAGGATTCCGATTTGATTTTGAATTCCTAATTTCAAAAGTGCTGCTCTCTTTGGAAGATATTTGGTGCTTTCTGTGCATGAAATGATGCAAAAGTTGTTAAGTAGTAATATATATTTCAGCTATAATTTTGTAATAGTTCATCGTTTCATGTAAAACAGTGCTCATTGTTTGTGTACATCAGATAAACATTCTATTTGTAATAAAGATGTTCTCCAGGCTCTTATTTCATCAAGTCATTCAGACACCCTTAACAGTATTAAGCCAGaatattattataaatattatttaaagttCAGTGATTAGCCATGGAAAGAAGCTTTGCTTGGGATTTGATCATAAAACGTACTCAGCTCCTTTGTGAGGGACTGAGAGCCCTCAGTTCACTTTGAAGAAAGGCAACGCTCAGCCTGTTGCAGACTCAGACACGTAACGATTAAATAAACagcatcagaaaataaaatcaaaagttATTTCAGAGAGTAGAAAAGCACTATGTTATACACTGCTTGATTAAAAGTAGTGATATTTGCAACTGACAGACAAACGGATTTAATGTCAGCGTCGTTCGTACTGACAACCAATGGGAGATTAGAGGAAAATGAATGAAGTTGAGATAATCATCAGACCAAAAGTCTAATTATAAAGGAGGCTGCATCAGTGAAGTATGCTAAGGCTTATTGGTTAAATCACTGGTACCCATCAAGTTAAATATATCTATCAGTTTCATTAATTGGCAACCACAAGACAAGTGTTCTGTATTCAGAGTGGTGATGATTTTGATATAATCCACCACATTGTGGTTAAGTATATGATTCATGTAATAAGAAAAAGGTGCCTCCAGGCTATTGTTCCTAGCATGGATTAAAATTTACATATTGCTTCTCCTTATGTCAAAACATCTGGTGCCTGCAAATGGTAACATTTCGTTAAAAAGTTTCACAAGATAGGAAAAGTGGATTGGAAACATTGCATGTGAATCATTGAAGCATTATAATGGAATAAGAGGCTGAGTTATGAACAGGCAGACTGAATAATAGTATAGTCAGAGAGATTCATATGCTTATGAGTTTGATAGACAATACTTTGTATAAGAAGGGGAAATGCCCCAAATCATAAGAAATAACCAGTGTTTGTGTTCAGATGTCATTGAGATGTATCATCTCAGTTGCTTTCCAAACTGCGTTTTTCCCCCAAACAAGATCCCTATAGCTAAGTGTATGTAGTTAGTGCTAAGATTGTGGCTAACAAATGAATTTAATTCATGCACTTTAGTATGTTGGCATCCCTACCTACCATGTATTATAGTTTCCTCAAAAAATTCcgttacttttatttttactctgcTATTTTACAGCAGTTCATCAGGGTATAGCAGGGTAGATCTCAGAAGATTTGGATGGCCAGTTATCCTGATAATCTTACTTCCTTGGAAAACCTAATAGCACTTGCATCAGCACCTAGACCCTAGACTTAAgatctttttccctttgatttcTAAGTAGGACTTAATATGttaattttcattaattaaaaaatgggggttttggtgCTAGGTTATCTAGAAAGCTACATCACAGACTGCTGAGATTAGCAGATACTTTAATGTTGGGAACTTCCCTCTGTGTGAAAGGAGGCaaaaaactgtgttttctgtgaagtgCCTTGATTCACGTGATACCGTACCTATTAATTTTCTAGaatcaaaacacaaacattGCTAGACAGGTGTTGTGTTTGCAAAAGAGGAAGCATTCAAAAAGTAATGCCCTGCTCAAAgtgcttttgcattttaacaACTTCCTCct from Caloenas nicobarica isolate bCalNic1 chromosome 1, bCalNic1.hap1, whole genome shotgun sequence includes the following:
- the TFEC gene encoding transcription factor EC isoform X2, which produces MPPVSDIVTPESPVTKLLALGGEHENAMEEVIEDIINMESSFNDEGIGCSETPLLMQRTLSSSILDIYNSDQGMAPANMGLTNASCPANLPVKRELTEADTRAMAKERQKKDNHNLIERRRRYNINYRIKELGTLIPKSNDPDMRWNKGTILKASVEYIKWLQKEQQRARELEHRQKKLEHANRRLLLRIQELEIQARAHGLPIMSSLGAVDLAAQVIKQQSYPEENSVDYSQQMPLAHGPNSDVCDGSTAFSDPLSHFTDLSFSAALKEEQRLEEILLDDTVSPFGTDPLLSSTSPAASKESSRRSSFSTDDGDDL